The Brasilonema sennae CENA114 genome includes a region encoding these proteins:
- the cysE gene encoding serine O-acetyltransferase → MLLTDLRTIYERDPAARNWLEVLFCYPGFQAILLHRVAHWLYQTKIPFIPRFISHISRFLTGIEIHPGAKIGTGVFIDHGMGVVIGETAVVGDYSLIYQGVTLGGTGKETGKRHPTLGNHVVVGAGAKVLGNINIGEHVRIGAGSVVLRDVPSNTTVVGVPGRVTRQTKEIADVLAHNKLRDVEAEVIRALFERVKALEKQVQELQAQSSVHALQVSDSQTNNSKSNSDLVISEFLDGAGI, encoded by the coding sequence ATGCTGCTAACTGATTTGCGAACGATTTATGAGCGCGATCCAGCCGCCCGTAACTGGCTGGAAGTGTTGTTCTGTTACCCAGGTTTTCAAGCCATACTCTTGCATCGAGTGGCGCACTGGCTTTATCAAACGAAGATTCCCTTCATACCTCGGTTTATCTCCCATATAAGTCGGTTTTTGACTGGAATTGAGATTCACCCAGGAGCAAAAATTGGCACGGGAGTTTTTATTGACCACGGTATGGGAGTGGTGATTGGTGAGACAGCAGTGGTGGGTGACTACAGCTTAATTTACCAAGGAGTCACTCTCGGTGGTACTGGCAAAGAGACAGGAAAGCGCCATCCTACTCTCGGCAATCACGTCGTTGTGGGAGCAGGTGCTAAGGTATTGGGCAACATTAATATTGGGGAACATGTCCGCATTGGGGCAGGTTCAGTAGTGCTGCGAGATGTGCCTAGCAACACCACAGTCGTAGGGGTTCCAGGGCGCGTGACTCGTCAGACTAAGGAAATAGCCGATGTTCTGGCTCACAATAAACTGCGGGATGTGGAAGCAGAAGTGATTCGCGCCTTATTTGAACGAGTCAAAGCTTTAGAAAAACAAGTCCAAGAATTACAGGCGCAGTCATCTGTACACGCATTGCAAGTTAGCGACTCACAAACGAACAATAGCAAGTCGAATAGTGATTTGGTGATTTCAGAGTTTTTAGATGGTGCGGGGATTTAA
- a CDS encoding RrF2 family transcriptional regulator codes for MNSQNYTLLDLSSKVEYALLALLELASNKEKKTPLTMSEMTAKQPIPERYLEQILTSLRRAGLIQSHRGSRGGFVLAREPWQITLLEIVTLVEGERKDREPSVTSTLERDLVHEIWEQANTACIKVLHSYTLQDLYQQRQARLQQGPMYYI; via the coding sequence TTGAATAGCCAAAACTATACTCTTTTGGATCTGTCTTCCAAAGTTGAATACGCGCTGCTAGCACTTTTAGAACTAGCAAGCAACAAGGAAAAAAAAACTCCTCTGACTATGAGTGAAATGACTGCTAAACAACCCATACCTGAACGCTATCTGGAACAAATTCTGACCAGTTTGCGGCGAGCAGGTCTAATACAGAGTCATCGTGGCTCGCGAGGAGGCTTTGTTCTAGCTCGTGAACCTTGGCAAATCACCTTACTGGAGATTGTCACTTTGGTGGAAGGAGAACGTAAAGACAGAGAACCCTCTGTGACTTCCACTTTGGAAAGGGATTTGGTTCATGAGATCTGGGAGCAAGCCAACACCGCCTGTATTAAGGTTTTACACAGCTATACACTCCAAGATTTGTATCAGCAAAGACAAGCTCGCTTGCAGCAAGGTCCAATGTATTATATTTAG
- a CDS encoding YidH family protein, whose protein sequence is MKANVEISEKEKSNKPSSTDKVREHLANERTYLAWMRSGISLMGFGVLIVRLRILRPPLAPQAPGDGWKLGLAFSLVGLVTVMFSTQHYLAVRRDIEEDTYQPADRLVILSSLAVILLGIGVIYYVFSIPLESLNTVIVD, encoded by the coding sequence ATGAAAGCTAATGTAGAAATTTCAGAAAAAGAAAAGTCAAATAAACCTAGTTCAACAGATAAAGTGCGGGAACATTTAGCAAATGAACGTACCTATCTTGCATGGATGAGAAGTGGAATTTCCTTGATGGGGTTTGGTGTTTTGATTGTCCGCTTGCGTATTCTTCGTCCTCCTCTTGCACCTCAAGCACCGGGTGATGGTTGGAAGTTAGGTTTAGCCTTTTCATTAGTCGGTTTGGTGACAGTCATGTTTTCAACCCAGCATTATCTTGCTGTACGCCGTGATATTGAGGAGGATACCTACCAACCAGCAGACCGATTGGTCATCCTCTCTAGCCTTGCTGTTATACTTCTTGGAATTGGGGTTATTTATTACGTATTTAGTATTCCTCTTGAGTCATTAAATACAGTCATAGTTGACTGA
- a CDS encoding cadmium resistance transporter, protein MSLYTAIPTGLSAFAATNLDDIVILSLFFSQVNAIFRRRHIVTGQYLGFSVLVIASLPSFLGSLILPQSWIGLLGVAPIVIGITRWLNQEDSDNPEAQTEQEESDRSWFTSFLSPQSYSVAAVTIANGSDNIAIYAPLFASSTWESLAVILGVFFSLVAVWCYAAYQLTRIPVMVDALTRYGHQLIPFVLIGLGVLILVDCHTLENPSLAVLTLITGSFCLLTLNRNLWRTSEIVSEVEKN, encoded by the coding sequence ATGAGCTTATATACCGCAATTCCCACTGGGCTGTCTGCCTTCGCTGCTACTAATCTTGACGACATTGTGATTCTGTCTTTGTTTTTCTCTCAGGTCAATGCAATCTTCCGTCGTCGTCACATCGTTACGGGTCAATACCTTGGTTTCAGTGTCCTGGTTATCGCTAGCCTGCCTAGTTTCTTGGGCAGTCTCATCCTACCGCAGTCTTGGATTGGATTGCTAGGAGTTGCTCCTATTGTGATTGGTATCACTCGCTGGTTAAACCAGGAGGATAGCGATAATCCCGAAGCACAGACAGAGCAAGAAGAATCTGATAGATCCTGGTTTACCAGCTTTTTGTCCCCCCAAAGCTACAGTGTCGCTGCAGTAACAATAGCTAATGGGAGTGACAACATTGCTATCTACGCACCGTTGTTTGCTAGCAGTACCTGGGAGAGTTTAGCAGTTATCCTTGGAGTCTTTTTCTCGCTCGTGGCAGTTTGGTGTTATGCAGCATACCAGTTAACTCGTATACCAGTTATGGTCGATGCCCTAACGCGCTACGGTCATCAACTTATTCCCTTTGTTCTGATTGGGTTGGGTGTTTTGATTCTGGTTGACTGTCACACTTTGGAAAATCCTAGTTTAGCCGTACTCACTTTAATCACAGGTAGTTTTTGTTTGCTAACTCTCAACAGGAACCTTTGGAGAACATCTGAAATAGTATCTGAAGTTGAAAAAAATTGA
- a CDS encoding helix-turn-helix domain-containing protein: MATTKPSSTSDLVRELRQHFNLSQERFAAQLGVSFKTVNRWENGHSTPSPMALKLIKDQLLQMGVSGKALLNQYFPEMELGDDL; encoded by the coding sequence ATGGCAACTACCAAGCCAAGCTCCACCTCAGATTTAGTCCGTGAACTGCGGCAGCACTTCAATCTTTCTCAAGAACGGTTTGCTGCACAATTAGGTGTTTCATTCAAAACCGTGAATCGTTGGGAGAACGGACATAGTACACCTTCCCCAATGGCACTTAAGTTGATTAAAGACCAGCTGCTGCAAATGGGTGTGTCGGGAAAAGCATTATTGAATCAGTATTTCCCAGAGATGGAGCTTGGCGATGACCTGTGA
- a CDS encoding PAS domain S-box protein → MTCDEQKQINLEDILITEELSRRLPKTIDLQAENQALHTLARQLAESPQIMLKTLVAVARDLCQAGTAGVSLLEITPTGEEIFRWVALAGELEEYEQGTSPGDFSPCGVCLERRSPQLFLYPERYFTYFQQAKPAIIESLIIPLAIDEQPLGTIWIVSHDEQRHFDSEDVRLMTSLANFTAAALGSSRARQTAVDAQQALHESQAQMQSLLANIPGMVYRYIAGADGSDRFAFVNSGCRDLFEVESSAALQDANLIWNQIHPDDQPSFQASAAKAAENFLPWDWQGRIITSSGKLKWIQGRSSGLRTADGDAWDGWLIDITDRKQIEEALRESEELKQRILDSSNDWIKVLRLDGHLLYLNPGGQHLLEVDDSASILNSDWVSFWQGEDYDKALAAIAAARMGNTGQFQGYLPTAKGKPKWWDTIISPIRDASGQVVQLLAISRDISTAKRLEAERQQAEMALREAHVQLESALAAGSVYTWRWKIFTDRVVVNAAFAHLFAVDPAIATTVGLPIELFIDAIHEEDRDSVSTAINQAISSGKGYAAQYRVRTASGGERWLSACGRVEYDAAGNPVSFPGALIDITYLKLAEDALRLSEERYRTLFESIDDGFCIIEMLFDENNTPIDYRFLQTNPAFEKQTGLVQAVGKTARQLVPNLEAHWYEIYGKVALTGEPIRFENASQVMNRWFEVYACRIGEPPSRKVAVLFKDITERKRIEAEREQILQREQTAREAAETANRIKDEFLAVLSHELRSPLNPILGWSSMLRNGKLNAAKTAYALETIERNAKLQVQLIEDLLDVSRILRGKLSLNMARVNLASTITAAMETVQLAAQAKSIRVETVFEKDIGQILGDSARLQQIIWNLLTNAVKFTPNGGNVEIQLNRIGSQAQIQVRDTGKGITPDFLPHVFEYFRQADSTTTRTFGGLGLGLAIVRHLVELHGGTVHADSPGVGQGAIFTVRLPLLNDQGFGHLDESTSSSLIQNSSSLPLANLRVLLVDDDTDTRDLITFILEQSGALVTSATSPIEALETFKQTNFDVLISDIGMPQMDGYMLMRQIRAITSTQGRDVLAVALTAYAGEINQEQANRAGFQRHITKPIEPEELVKVIVDLIKASK, encoded by the coding sequence ATGACCTGTGATGAGCAAAAGCAGATTAATCTAGAAGACATTCTGATTACGGAAGAACTATCTCGTCGCTTGCCCAAAACAATTGACTTGCAAGCCGAGAACCAAGCCCTGCATACTCTGGCTCGGCAACTAGCAGAATCGCCGCAAATTATGCTCAAAACCCTTGTTGCTGTTGCCAGGGATCTTTGTCAAGCGGGAACTGCTGGGGTCAGCTTACTAGAGATCACCCCCACTGGAGAGGAAATTTTCCGTTGGGTAGCACTGGCTGGAGAGTTGGAGGAATATGAGCAGGGGACAAGCCCAGGCGATTTTAGCCCTTGTGGGGTGTGTCTAGAACGCCGATCGCCCCAGCTTTTTTTGTACCCCGAACGGTATTTTACTTACTTCCAACAGGCGAAACCCGCAATTATTGAAAGTTTAATCATTCCTTTAGCCATTGATGAGCAACCGCTAGGCACGATTTGGATCGTGTCTCACGATGAGCAACGGCACTTCGATAGCGAAGATGTGCGGCTGATGACTAGCTTGGCAAATTTTACCGCCGCTGCTTTAGGTAGCAGTCGCGCCCGTCAAACGGCTGTTGATGCTCAACAGGCACTGCACGAGAGCCAAGCCCAAATGCAGAGCCTGCTCGCAAATATACCAGGAATGGTTTATCGCTATATTGCCGGAGCCGATGGTTCAGATCGCTTTGCCTTTGTTAATTCTGGTTGCCGTGATTTGTTTGAAGTAGAGTCATCAGCGGCATTACAGGACGCTAATTTAATTTGGAACCAGATTCATCCCGACGATCAACCCTCATTTCAAGCGTCGGCTGCTAAAGCTGCCGAGAACTTTCTCCCTTGGGATTGGCAAGGCAGAATTATTACGTCTAGTGGGAAACTCAAGTGGATTCAAGGCAGGTCGAGTGGGTTACGAACCGCAGACGGAGATGCTTGGGACGGCTGGCTGATTGATATTACAGATCGCAAACAAATCGAAGAAGCCCTGCGAGAAAGTGAAGAGCTAAAGCAACGCATTCTAGATAGCAGCAATGACTGGATTAAAGTTTTAAGATTAGACGGGCACCTCCTTTACCTGAATCCAGGGGGGCAACATCTTTTGGAAGTTGACGATTCTGCATCGATTCTCAACAGCGACTGGGTTAGTTTCTGGCAGGGCGAAGATTATGATAAAGCATTAGCTGCGATCGCAGCCGCCAGAATGGGCAACACGGGTCAATTCCAAGGCTACCTCCCCACCGCAAAGGGTAAGCCGAAATGGTGGGATACTATTATTTCGCCGATCCGAGATGCATCAGGACAAGTTGTACAACTGCTCGCTATTTCACGGGACATTTCCACAGCAAAACGCCTTGAAGCCGAACGCCAGCAAGCGGAAATGGCGCTGCGAGAAGCACACGTGCAATTAGAGTCCGCTTTGGCGGCTGGATCAGTTTACACCTGGCGTTGGAAGATTTTCACTGATCGCGTCGTTGTTAACGCTGCGTTTGCTCACTTGTTTGCCGTAGATCCGGCGATCGCGACGACAGTTGGATTGCCCATCGAGCTGTTTATCGATGCCATCCACGAAGAAGATCGCGATAGCGTTTCGACCGCAATTAATCAAGCGATCTCATCGGGTAAGGGCTATGCCGCCCAATACCGCGTTCGGACTGCTAGTGGCGGGGAGCGATGGCTGTCGGCTTGCGGGCGAGTCGAGTATGATGCAGCAGGCAACCCCGTTTCTTTTCCTGGCGCACTCATCGATATTACCTATCTAAAACTTGCCGAAGATGCCTTGCGCCTTTCGGAAGAACGCTATCGAACGTTGTTTGAGTCCATTGATGATGGCTTCTGCATCATCGAAATGCTCTTTGATGAAAACAATACGCCGATTGATTACCGCTTTTTGCAAACCAATCCGGCATTCGAGAAACAAACGGGACTCGTACAAGCAGTGGGCAAAACGGCGCGTCAGCTCGTTCCAAATCTTGAAGCTCATTGGTATGAGATTTACGGCAAAGTCGCACTGACTGGCGAACCGATTCGCTTCGAGAATGCTTCCCAAGTGATGAACCGTTGGTTTGAGGTGTATGCCTGCCGTATTGGAGAACCACCAAGTCGCAAAGTCGCCGTCCTCTTCAAAGATATCACCGAGCGCAAGCGCATCGAAGCCGAACGAGAACAAATCTTGCAACGAGAACAAACCGCCCGCGAAGCCGCCGAAACTGCAAATCGCATTAAAGATGAGTTTTTAGCAGTACTGTCTCACGAGTTGCGATCGCCCCTCAACCCAATCTTAGGCTGGTCGAGTATGCTTCGCAACGGTAAATTAAATGCCGCAAAAACAGCTTATGCTTTGGAAACAATCGAACGCAACGCTAAGCTACAGGTACAACTGATTGAGGATTTGTTGGATGTCTCTCGCATATTGCGTGGCAAACTCAGTCTCAACATGGCTAGAGTTAACCTAGCATCAACCATCACAGCTGCAATGGAAACCGTGCAGTTAGCAGCCCAAGCCAAATCGATTCGAGTTGAGACGGTGTTTGAAAAAGACATAGGGCAAATCCTTGGGGATTCTGCTCGCTTACAGCAAATCATCTGGAACTTACTTACTAACGCTGTTAAGTTTACGCCTAATGGTGGAAACGTGGAAATTCAACTCAACCGTATAGGATCGCAAGCTCAAATTCAAGTTAGGGATACAGGCAAAGGTATTACTCCAGACTTTCTTCCCCATGTCTTTGAATACTTCCGTCAAGCTGATAGCACGACAACTCGAACATTTGGCGGATTAGGGTTAGGGTTGGCGATCGTTCGTCACTTGGTGGAACTGCACGGGGGAACCGTTCACGCAGACAGCCCAGGAGTTGGACAGGGGGCTATATTCACCGTCAGACTGCCGCTTTTAAACGATCAAGGCTTCGGGCATTTGGATGAATCAACTTCTTCATCTCTCATCCAAAATTCCTCATCGCTCCCCCTTGCAAATCTGCGAGTTTTGCTAGTCGATGACGATACAGACACACGAGATTTGATTACTTTTATACTAGAGCAAAGTGGTGCCCTGGTTACCTCAGCAACTTCCCCAATAGAAGCTTTGGAAACTTTTAAGCAAACAAACTTTGATGTGTTGATCTCAGACATTGGAATGCCTCAGATGGACGGCTATATGCTAATGCGACAAATCCGGGCAATCACATCCACACAAGGCAGAGATGTTTTAGCTGTAGCTCTGACTGCTTATGCCGGAGAAATCAATCAAGAGCAAGCGAACAGAGCTGGGTTTCAAAGACATATTACCAAACCAATTGAGCCAGAGGAACTGGTAAAGGTTATTGTTGATCTCATCAAAGCGAGCAAATAA
- a CDS encoding LysR family transcriptional regulator, whose translation MTLEQLRIFLAVAELMHFTRAAETLYITQPAVSAAIQSLEAEYGVRLFHRIGRHIEITDAGKLLQMEAQKVLEQVSLTERGLKELNNLQRGELKLGSSLTIGNYWLPGKISQFKRQYPGIHIDCTLGNAEEICEGTATGLFDFALVTGDVKPSLKNYLEQEVVGSDRLQIVVGTSHPWFKRTEICPAELLATTWVMREPGSGVQQMFEQALQSWGIDPTQLDIVLVLSSSEMVKAVVESGVGAAAIPELMVTKEIQLSTLHAVPVVDRNSDTELDIVQPVWKLKHKQRFQTRVAIAFEEILSAVQSPESKSMPLSEANGQNSKVLESELN comes from the coding sequence ATGACGCTTGAGCAGTTGCGAATTTTTTTGGCAGTTGCGGAACTGATGCACTTTACCCGTGCTGCAGAAACGCTTTATATTACTCAACCAGCAGTGAGTGCAGCAATTCAAAGTTTGGAAGCAGAATATGGCGTCAGACTATTCCATAGAATTGGTCGCCATATCGAAATTACTGATGCTGGTAAATTGCTGCAAATGGAAGCACAGAAAGTTCTTGAGCAAGTTTCTTTAACTGAGCGAGGCTTGAAAGAACTAAATAATCTCCAACGAGGTGAATTAAAGTTGGGATCAAGTCTGACGATTGGTAACTACTGGTTACCAGGGAAAATTAGCCAGTTCAAGCGCCAATATCCCGGTATTCATATTGATTGTACGCTGGGTAATGCAGAAGAAATTTGCGAAGGGACAGCTACAGGACTTTTTGATTTTGCTTTAGTAACAGGAGACGTTAAACCCTCACTGAAGAACTATTTGGAGCAGGAAGTTGTGGGGAGCGATCGCCTGCAAATTGTGGTTGGCACATCTCACCCCTGGTTTAAGCGTACAGAAATTTGCCCAGCAGAACTGCTAGCGACGACTTGGGTGATGCGAGAGCCAGGTTCGGGAGTGCAGCAAATGTTTGAGCAAGCTTTACAAAGTTGGGGAATTGACCCGACTCAGTTGGATATTGTTCTTGTCTTGAGCAGTAGCGAAATGGTGAAAGCAGTGGTTGAAAGCGGTGTTGGTGCTGCTGCTATTCCGGAATTGATGGTTACCAAGGAAATACAGCTATCTACACTTCACGCCGTTCCTGTGGTTGATAGAAACTCTGACACCGAGCTAGACATTGTTCAACCTGTTTGGAAGCTTAAACACAAACAACGTTTTCAAACCCGAGTTGCGATCGCCTTTGAAGAGATTTTGAGCGCTGTGCAAAGTCCAGAGTCAAAAAGCATGCCCTTGAGCGAAGCGAACGGTCAAAACTCAAAAGTTTTGGAGTCGGAACTCAACTAA
- a CDS encoding RrF2 family transcriptional regulator, with translation MELSNKTEYAVLSLIALAACYSSGESLQIREIAARQNIPNRYLEELLATLRRGGLIKSIRGVKGGYVLAREPRKITLLDAFRCMEQGDADVPKKNSTPSSVETEVIQEVWQEGCDAAYSVLQKYTIHDICEQRAKQRQMESMYYI, from the coding sequence ATGGAACTTTCTAACAAAACTGAGTACGCGGTTCTTTCCCTGATAGCGCTAGCAGCCTGTTATTCTAGCGGTGAATCATTACAAATCCGGGAAATAGCAGCACGACAAAACATACCAAACCGCTATTTGGAAGAACTTCTGGCGACATTAAGGCGTGGAGGTTTAATTAAGAGCATACGCGGCGTCAAAGGTGGCTATGTTCTAGCGCGAGAACCGCGAAAGATTACACTTCTAGATGCTTTCCGTTGCATGGAACAAGGAGACGCAGATGTGCCCAAGAAGAATTCCACCCCCAGCTCAGTAGAAACTGAAGTTATTCAAGAGGTTTGGCAAGAAGGGTGTGATGCAGCTTACTCTGTTCTACAGAAGTATACCATCCATGACATTTGTGAGCAACGAGCGAAACAACGACAGATGGAATCTATGTACTACATCTAG
- a CDS encoding diflavin flavoprotein, translating into MVALTARSENTQSHDRLTMQIVDLGDETIAIRSLDWDRDRFDIEFGLDNGTTYNSFLIQSEKTALIDTSHRKFQQLYLDVLKGLIDFSTLDYLIISHTEPDHSGLVKEVLQLAPQVTVVGAKVAIQFLENMIHQPFQSLIVKNGDRLDLGNGHELEFVSAPNLHWPDTIFTYDPKTRILFTCDAFGMHYCDDHTFDEDPELLEADFKYYYDCLMAPNARSVLSAIKRMEKLDIGTIATGHGPLLQHHLSDWVSCYQKWSQEQAKTDTLVALFYCEDYGFCDQLARAIAHGVQRNGVAVELVDLNTAEPQEVREFVNQATGLVIGMPSQSNQNAHAALSTILAAAHRKQAVGLFESGGREDEPIYPLRNKFQEIGLTEAFPPILVKEPPTHITEQMCDEAGTDIGQWLTRDRTIKQIKAIDNDLERALGRLSSGLYIMTAQKADVTSAMLASWVMQASMNPLGVAIAVAKDRAIESLLHIGDRFVLNVLEEDNYQTLMKHFLKRFSPGADRFANIKTYPASNNCPILADALAYMECKVTTRIECSDHWIIYSSVQTGRVAKLDAFSAVHHRKVGNHY; encoded by the coding sequence ATGGTTGCACTCACTGCTCGTTCTGAAAATACTCAATCCCACGATCGCTTGACTATGCAAATAGTCGATCTTGGGGATGAAACGATCGCTATTCGTTCTCTAGATTGGGATCGCGATCGCTTCGATATCGAGTTTGGATTGGACAATGGTACAACCTATAATTCGTTTTTAATTCAAAGTGAGAAGACTGCTCTAATTGACACGTCTCACCGCAAGTTTCAGCAGTTATATTTAGATGTCTTAAAGGGATTGATTGACTTCTCAACGCTAGATTATTTAATTATTAGTCATACTGAACCGGATCACAGTGGACTTGTTAAAGAGGTGTTGCAGTTAGCTCCTCAGGTGACAGTAGTAGGAGCAAAAGTTGCCATCCAGTTCCTGGAAAATATGATACATCAGCCATTTCAATCGCTGATAGTTAAGAATGGCGATCGCCTCGATTTAGGCAACGGACATGAGTTAGAATTCGTGAGTGCCCCCAATCTCCACTGGCCTGATACTATTTTTACCTACGATCCTAAAACCCGCATCCTCTTCACTTGCGATGCTTTTGGGATGCATTACTGCGACGATCACACCTTTGATGAAGATCCAGAACTACTTGAAGCCGATTTTAAATATTACTACGACTGCCTGATGGCTCCAAATGCCCGTTCCGTGCTGTCTGCTATCAAGCGGATGGAAAAATTAGATATCGGCACAATCGCCACAGGACATGGACCTTTATTACAACATCATTTGTCAGACTGGGTGAGTTGCTACCAGAAATGGAGTCAAGAACAGGCAAAGACAGATACCCTTGTTGCCCTGTTCTACTGTGAAGATTACGGCTTTTGTGACCAATTGGCAAGAGCGATCGCTCATGGCGTCCAGAGAAATGGGGTAGCGGTAGAACTGGTAGATTTAAATACTGCTGAACCTCAGGAAGTCCGGGAATTCGTCAACCAAGCCACGGGTTTGGTGATTGGTATGCCATCTCAATCGAATCAAAATGCCCATGCAGCTTTAAGTACCATTCTCGCAGCTGCACACCGTAAGCAAGCAGTCGGACTGTTTGAAAGTGGCGGTAGGGAAGATGAACCAATTTATCCTCTGCGGAACAAGTTTCAAGAAATCGGTCTGACGGAAGCTTTTCCACCCATTTTGGTGAAAGAACCACCGACGCATATCACCGAGCAAATGTGTGATGAAGCGGGTACAGATATCGGACAGTGGTTGACTCGCGATCGCACGATCAAACAAATCAAAGCCATAGATAATGATTTAGAACGGGCATTGGGACGGTTAAGCAGTGGACTCTATATTATGACTGCCCAGAAAGCAGATGTCACCAGTGCCATGTTAGCCTCTTGGGTGATGCAAGCGAGCATGAATCCTTTAGGAGTCGCGATTGCAGTTGCCAAGGATCGGGCAATTGAATCATTACTCCACATAGGTGATCGCTTTGTTCTCAACGTCTTAGAGGAAGACAACTACCAAACCTTAATGAAACACTTCCTCAAGCGTTTCTCTCCCGGTGCAGATCGATTTGCAAACATCAAAACCTACCCCGCCAGCAATAACTGTCCCATTTTGGCAGATGCACTGGCATATATGGAATGTAAAGTCACGACGCGAATCGAGTGCAGCGATCACTGGATTATCTACAGCAGCGTCCAAACTGGCAGAGTCGCCAAACTAGATGCCTTCAGCGCCGTCCACCATCGCAAGGTTGGTAACCACTATTAA
- a CDS encoding phosphate-starvation-inducible PsiE family protein, translated as MQLLKNIPVKPVKRESWLNLGRIVQALELVQDLIVICLCIGLFSFMVLQIRAMFLSLIPPIQFHSVTADILSLLILVELFRLLIIYLQEQRVSIGVAVEVSIVSVLREMIVRGVLETSFMQVLAACAFLVVLGVLLVVRVWLPPTFEGIDPEHQVSKRYKNRLAQEMAEPHTHVEF; from the coding sequence ATGCAATTACTCAAAAACATACCAGTCAAACCTGTGAAGCGCGAAAGCTGGTTAAATCTCGGTCGAATTGTGCAAGCACTGGAACTTGTGCAGGACTTGATTGTGATTTGCTTGTGCATCGGGCTATTTAGCTTTATGGTGCTACAAATCCGCGCCATGTTCCTCTCTCTCATCCCCCCGATTCAGTTCCACAGCGTCACAGCAGATATCCTGTCGTTGCTGATTTTAGTAGAGTTATTTCGTTTGTTGATCATTTACCTGCAAGAGCAACGAGTTTCTATTGGAGTCGCCGTAGAAGTGTCAATTGTTTCTGTGTTGCGAGAAATGATTGTGCGAGGCGTATTAGAAACATCGTTTATGCAAGTTTTAGCCGCCTGTGCTTTCTTAGTGGTGTTAGGGGTGTTACTGGTTGTGAGAGTTTGGTTACCTCCAACTTTTGAAGGTATCGATCCAGAACACCAAGTCTCAAAGCGATACAAAAACCGCCTCGCCCAAGAAATGGCTGAACCTCATACGCATGTTGAGTTCTGA